In Lachnospiraceae bacterium, the DNA window TTAACCGGTCCGTTCTCTCCCTGGTATTCCAGAGGAATCAGTGTGGTGGAAATGGAAAACTGTCTCTTGATCTCTTCTTTGTCGTAATCACTAATGGTATTTCCGTCAGCAACCTTGCCCATACGCTTGGTAACACCTGTGATCAAAGCCATTGCCTCCGCAACTGTTGTCTTACCAGCGCCTCCATGACCAAGCAATACAACGTTGCGGATCTGTTCAGTACCATATACGTTCATAAACTTCCCTCCTGTACACTTTATATGTACTCTCGGAGTCTTTCATGCACTTGCCTTTGCGGCCGATTTTCCGCCAGTCGCACCCGAATTTTATCACCGTACGCACCGCGTACGCCTCAAAAATTTGGGCACAACTGACAAAAAATCTTCTCACAAAATCAAGTACAAAAAGATTCCGAGAGTACATTTTATTTATGCGAAACAGCAATGATATTGTGCTTCGTCTTTGCCATGTGTACATTCTACTATATTTTTCTGAAATTTTCAAGTTTTTTGTTAAATTCTACACAACATTTTTCCAAAACATTCCAGATAATTTGATTTAAGTTACCATGCATCCATGTTTTTTCTCATTTTTCACTGTCATTTTGCCTTTATATTTCAGCAGAGCCACCGTTCTGCCTGCTCTCCTTGCAATTGTATGCACAGATAGGCGTTTGCGAAACGACACAAGCCGCATAAATACGGCATTTTTTGTTACCTAAAAACAAATAACTCCTCACCGGATATGGTATAATAAAGTTGCTAAAAACTAAAATCCACTATCCAAGAAAGGAGTTATTCTGATACCTATGATACCATATAAACAGCTTTCTTTGAAAGATATTTTTACAGATTGCCAAGAAAAATTTGAACATGACAAACCTGCGTTTCTTTCTCTATTGGAAACCCATATCGATATTGATGAGTTTATTCCGATTTCTTTCAGAAATCATTTCTATGCATCGACGGGCAGAACCCGTAAATACCCTTTGCAAGCTTTCCTGTGGGCTTTGATTATACAACGTATTTTCTCTATCCCTACAGATCAGCTTCTCTTGACTTTTCTCGCTTATTCAAAACCGCTTCGTGAGTTCTGCGGCTTTACCAAAGTCCCTGACACTTCCAAAATCACTCGTTTCAAACAGGACTTTTTAGATGACTTACAGTTCGTATTCGATAAGCTTGTTGATGTTACCGAACCTATCTGCCAGGCAATTGACTCTGCGAAAGCAGATATGACCAGCTTTGATTCTTCCGGTATTGAAGCATTTGTTACCGAAAATAATCCGAAGTATGCGAACAGGATCATCAAGCAGCTTAAGGCGCATGCGAAAGCTCATGGCTTTGATAAATCTTATGATTCCTACAAGGCTGCCTATGGCTCCATGCCTTCCCATGCCTCTGCTAATCCTGAGATCAAACAGCTATATATCAATGGGCATTTTTGCTATGTCTTCAAATTTGGTATTGTCACCAACGGGCTGGGCATTATCCGACATATCTCTTTTTATAACAAAGAATTTATGCTGTCTCATCCGGATATCGTTGTCGAAAAGAAATCCGATTCCCCTGACGAAGATAAATGTGTTCATGATTCAAAGCTTTTGATTCCAACACTGAAAGACTTCTTTTCCAAACATCCGCTAATTAATCCGAAAACCTTCCTCGCAGATGCGGCTTTTGATACCGTTGAGCTTTATAAGAGCCTCCTTACCGGTGACCATAAACATTTCTCGAAAGCTTATATCCCTCTGAATGCAAGATCGGGTCTTGAAAATAAGGATTATTCCATTAATGAAAATGGGGTTCCCTGTTGCCCTCACGACCCTTCTCTGCCTATGAAACCCGAGGGCAGTAAATCAAACTTACGAAGCGGTATACCAACGTTCAAGTTTGTCTGTCCAAAAATGAAATGGGTCTATGACAAGACGACTCGAAAAGCACATCGCCAATGTTTTTGTGAAAACCCGTGTACTTCTTCCAAATGCGGTCGCATGGTATACATATATCCTGAAAAGAACCTTCGTACTTATCCCGGGACAATCCGTGGAACCGAAGAATGGGATGATACCTATAAAATCAGGACTGTAGTGGAAAGAGATATCAATCACATCAAGGATAATCTGTGTCTTGCAGGGCGCCGGACTCACCTTCTCAAGCTGTGCCTGGCGAATCTTATAGCCAACCTTCTCATCCTTGTGGTCAAGCTCGGTGCGGATTCCGGCTGCCTTTAACTTCTCGTAAACGCCATTTGCGTAGTCCATGGACTTCTCGGATACGGGGATTACCTTTACCTGAACCGGAGACAGCCATAACGGGAACTTGCCTGCAAAGTGCTCGATAAGGATACCGATGAAACGCTCAATGGAGCCGAAGCATACGCGGTGAATCATAATCGGACGCTTCTTGCTGCCGTCCTCTGCGGTGTACTCCAGGTCAAATCTCTGAGGCATCTGGAAGTCAAGCTGGATGGTACCGCACTGCCAGGTTCTTCCCAGGGAGTCTCTCAGGTGGAAGTCAATCTTGGGGCCGTAGAATGCGCCGTCGCCTTCATTGACGATGTAATCCATTCCCATGTCCTCAAGGGCCTTCTTCAGACCGTTTGTTGCCATCTCCCAATCCTCGTCGGAACCCATGGAATCCTCCGGTCTGGTGGACAGCTCTACGAAATACTTGAAGCCGAACTGGCTGTAAACCTCGTCAATCAGCTTTGTTACGCCCTTGATTTCATCCTCGATCTGGTCGTCTCTCATAAAGATATGGGCATCATCCTGCGTGAAGCAGCGCACACGCATCAGTCCATGAAGCTGTCCGCTCTTTTCATGGCGGTGAACCAGTCCCAGCTCGCCAACTCTTAATGGCAGGTCGCGGTAGGAATGAGGTGTATTCTTGTATACCAGCATGCCGCCCGGACAGTTCATTGGCTTTACAGCGTAGTCCTCGTCGTCAATAACGGTGGTATACATATTGTCCTTGTAGTGATCCCAGTGTCCGGAATTTTCCCAAAGCTTACGGCTTAAGATAATCGGAGTGGAAACCTCCTGATATCCCTCTCTCTGGTGAATCTGTCTCCAGTAATCAATCAGGGTATTCTTTAAAATCATGCCCTTTGGCAGGAAGAATGGGAAGCCCGGTCCCTCCTCAGCAAACATAAACAGGCCAAGCTCTTTTCCAAGTTTTCTGTGGTCACGCTTTTTAGCCTCTTCCATCATAGTCAGATAGGCTTCCAGATCCTCCTTATTGGAGAAGGCCGTTCCGTAGATTCTGGTAAGCATCTTGTTCTTCTCGCTGCCTCTCCAGTATGCGCCTGCAATGCTTGTAAGCTTAAATGCCTTTACGCCCTTGGTATACATAATGTGCGGACCTGCGCACAGGTCGGTAAACTCGCCCTGCTGATAGAAGCTGATAACGGAGTCCTCCGGTAAGTCCTCAATAAGCTCTACCTTGTAAGGTTCGCCCTTTTCCTGCATAAATTTGATTGCCTCTGCTCTGGGCAATGTAAATGGCTTCAACGGAAGATTTTCCTTTACAATCTTCTTCATCTCCGCTTCCAGCTTTTCCAGATCCTCGGGGGTAAATCCGCCCTCTCTGTCAAAGTCATAGTAGAAGCCGTCGTCGATAGCCGGTCCGATAGCCAGCTTTGTCTCAGGATACAGTCTCTTTACTGCCTGAGCCAGCACATGGGATGCGGTGTGGCGGATAGCTCTTAACTCGTCCTCTGCTTCCTGTACGCTTCCGTCTGGTAAAATAATCTTCATGGTAAACTCCTTTCCTGCGCGAAAAATCTTTTTCCGCCTGTGTGTGTTTCCTGAATACGCCCGGGATTTTTCCATTCCGGCTGGATACCTCCAAAAACTGCAGAAGCATGGCCGCCAGAATAAGAAAAACCCCTGGACATATTCCTATGTCCAAGGGTGCATATACACGGTTCCACCTTGCTTTTTCACTCATTTATCCCTTAACGCGGGTACACGGCAGCATTTCCATCGGTTCAACTTCCCTGCTGCAGCTCCGGACTGATCTTCACCTGCTTCGCACATACGGCTTTCCACCTGACCGCCGCTCTCTGGATGGGCTGAAAACAAGCTACTGGTTCCTTCATCGCTTCACTGATGATTATAGCATCTGACTTTTATTTGTCAACAATATACTTTGAAATTTCACTCAAAATTTCGTTGACTCTCTGGCGGTTTACCAGCAGGAAGGCTTTTCCGTTTACCTTTGCCCCGTAATAGTTCTGATCGTAGGGAATCAGCTCCGCCTGCACAGTCTCATTGTTTCCCGTGCTGTCGCTGTATATGCAGGTAAGAACCGGATCCTTTGTAAGCTGGCCGGCAATGTCCGAAACTCTGCGCTCCGCGGAAAATGCATAGAGCTGGTAATAAACGGAGTTAAATTCCGCCTCCGTGATTTCCGTTCCGTTCAATGCGTAGGTTTCCGCATTTCTTCCCGCATCCCGCTTAATGGAAAACTCCGCATTTCCCGCTGCGGTGGTAACTGTAAGGGTGTCAAACTGCTCCTTCTTTACAGGCGCTACATTCAGGGATAAAAACGCCTCCGGCGTCAGCTGGAAAAAGCTGTCCAGATTGCTCTCCCGCATGGTATAAATAGCCTGTCCGTCCTGGGCGCACACATAGCGGGTTGCTTTGTCCGCACCTTCCCCCAACGGCCCCTGGCTGCTGACAAGCAGCTCATAGGTTTTTTCATTGCCGTCTGCATCCTTATAAGTTACGGCAATGCGGGCCTGGGGCTTATCTAACCCGTATTCCGCCAGTTTGCCCTTCTCCGGCCTGTAGACCACCATTGCCTCATAGCGGAGCTTCATAATTTTTCCAATAAGCTCCGTCACAAGGCCGCTGTCTGCCTCTGCGCCGTCCGCCATGGCCCAGACATCATTTTCCTGCTTTTCAAAAGCAATGCTTTCCCCGTTATTTTCCACCTGGACGGACATAATTCCCTCCAGCTTCATCTCCGGCAGGCTCTCTCTGGCCGCCATGGCCGTAAGGCCGTTG includes these proteins:
- a CDS encoding transposase; protein product: MIPYKQLSLKDIFTDCQEKFEHDKPAFLSLLETHIDIDEFIPISFRNHFYASTGRTRKYPLQAFLWALIIQRIFSIPTDQLLLTFLAYSKPLREFCGFTKVPDTSKITRFKQDFLDDLQFVFDKLVDVTEPICQAIDSAKADMTSFDSSGIEAFVTENNPKYANRIIKQLKAHAKAHGFDKSYDSYKAAYGSMPSHASANPEIKQLYINGHFCYVFKFGIVTNGLGIIRHISFYNKEFMLSHPDIVVEKKSDSPDEDKCVHDSKLLIPTLKDFFSKHPLINPKTFLADAAFDTVELYKSLLTGDHKHFSKAYIPLNARSGLENKDYSINENGVPCCPHDPSLPMKPEGSKSNLRSGIPTFKFVCPKMKWVYDKTTRKAHRQCFCENPCTSSKCGRMVYIYPEKNLRTYPGTIRGTEEWDDTYKIRTVVERDINHIKDNLCLAGRRTHLLKLCLANLIANLLILVVKLGADSGCL
- a CDS encoding DUF4340 domain-containing protein, with the translated sequence MRKEQKRNLIVTFIIAAVLLAVYVFLVQAEKKQSGNDNTVVYTMEADAVTALSYKSGDENVSLVKKDGTWYDAEDESFPLNQKFLETMVNKTAQLKAQRYVGNGDKAFSQYGLENPSNVITVTTADKEVKILLGDTNGATGDCYMAVEGAGKVYTVDATFQTLFSNGLTAMAARESLPEMKLEGIMSVQVENNGESIAFEKQENDVWAMADGAEADSGLVTELIGKIMKLRYEAMVVYRPEKGKLAEYGLDKPQARIAVTYKDADGNEKTYELLVSSQGPLGEGADKATRYVCAQDGQAIYTMRESNLDSFFQLTPEAFLSLNVAPVKKEQFDTLTVTTAAGNAEFSIKRDAGRNAETYALNGTEITEAEFNSVYYQLYAFSAERRVSDIAGQLTKDPVLTCIYSDSTGNNETVQAELIPYDQNYYGAKVNGKAFLLVNRQRVNEILSEISKYIVDK